A genomic window from Neomonachus schauinslandi unplaced genomic scaffold, ASM220157v2 HiC_scaffold_182, whole genome shotgun sequence includes:
- the LOC123323678 gene encoding mesothelin-like protein produces the protein MGPRAGAQMSPGLALLMWLTAHCSCPQAQGFSQGGLDASRADLWASADTSLLHDFWCQPASQLPRDQLSALIRGMATQQVPLRAWQLSCLANLAARHGLQDDFELHPPNLLLFYNLTQVREADCWAFTRRAAQGDVELLANLPDQRVALRHAALACLGAPHPWLSASDLLLLGVLVCDMDASCIEAADPRVLENLQRCRRLTATQQAALTTLLAGGKTVLGPPGSWNLEGLRALGSLATYISSSLWMQVQEAVGLAFFSSTVATYQAGRLSQRDARRFVTGFLEAKAASVSSRPKRGTGRPCIHGDITAATLHDNLFLVRYDCVQLESCLGSHVLKANLDPLLQHPLPVECQRVVKAKLAQVYPHGIPEDQLRLITSLVYLYSHSEIGQWNITSRDTVVALLASDVALENQTEAVLQKYLDHNGTITSTLLMAIGGSRLCWMSARQVQAIRPTEFRQAGALDISSCPQSRKDALYTKAREAFGSARNTANYYRLMRPYLGGAPVEELRYLVQANVSMDIDTFTNLNPRVLQSLSVGNVTTLLGQNVGDLQKARSHPTISSWLRSLNTSVLGELGLDRDTAGPTSLARSTTGAPNTTPWAPHLAPTSGQPGNKAPTSGSPPAHLRYLPLAVALPSSLLGLLYW, from the exons ATGGGCCCCAGAGCAG GTGCCCAGATGAGCCCAGGCCTCGCCCTCCTCATGTGGCTCACTGCCCACTGCTCTTGTCCCCAGGCCCAGGGTTTCTCCCAGGGAGGGCTGGATGCCAGCAGGGCTGACCTGTGGGCCAG TGCCGACACCTCCCTCCTGCACGACTTCTGGTGCCAGCCGGCCAGCCAGCTGCCCCGGGACCAGCTTTCTGCTCTCATCCGGGGGATGGCCACCCAGCAGGTCCCCCTCAGAGCCTGGCAG ctcaGCTGCCTGGCCAACCTGGCCGCTCGGCATGGCCTCCAGGACGACTTTGAGCTGCACCCTCCCAACCTGTTGCTGTTCTACAA CCTGACGCAGGTAAGGGAAGCCGATTGCTGGGCCTTCACCCGCCGCGCCGCTCAGGGGGACGTGGAGCTGCTAGCCAACCTGCCAGACCAGAGGGTCGCCCTGCGGCACGCAGCCTTGGCCTGCCTG GGAGCGCCCCACCCGTGGCTCAGCGCCTCTGACCTGCTGCTCCTTGGGGTCCTGGTGTGCGACATGGATGCGTCCTGCATCGAGGCCGCAGACCCGCGTGTGCTGGAGAACCTGCAGCGCTGCCGCCGGCTGACGGCCACCCAGCAAGCCGCCCTCACCACGCTGCTGGCCGGCGGCAAGACCGTGCTGGG GCCTCCTGGCTCCTGGAACCTAGAGGGGCTGCGGGCCCTGGGATCCCTGGCCACCTACATCAGCTCCAGCCTGTGGATGCAGGTGCAGGAG GCTGTGGGCCTGGCCTTCTTCAGCAGCACAGTGGCCACGTACCAAGCTGGGCGGCTCAGCCAGCGTGATGCCAGGCGCTTCGTCACTGGCTTTCTCGAGGCCAAGGCCGCGTCAGTGTCCTCTCGGCCCAAGCGGGGCACAG GGAGACCCTGCATCCACGGGGACATCACAGCGGCCACGCTCCATGACAACCTCTTCCTAGTGCGCTATGACTGCGTGCAGCTCGAGTCCTGCCTGGGCAGCCACGTGCTCAAAGCCAACCTGGACCCCCTTCTGCAGCACCCACTGCCAGTCGAGTGCCAGCGTGTCGTCAAGGCCAAGCTGGCTCAG gtCTACCCACATGGCATCCCCGAGGACCAGCTGCGGCTCATCACCTCGCTGGTCTACCTCTACTCCCACTCGGAGATCGGCCAGTGGAACATCACGTCCAGGGACACGGTCGTGGCCTTGCTGGCCTCGGACGTGGCCCTGGAGAACCAGACCGAG GCTGTCCTACAGAAGTACTTGGACCACAACGGCACCATCACCAGCACCCTGCTCATGGCCATCGGGGGCTCCCGCCTCTGCTGGATGAGTGCCAGGCAGGTCCAGGCCATCAGGCCCACAGAGTTCCG GCAGGCTGGGGCCCTGGAtatctcctcctgcccccagagccGGAAGGACGCACTCTACACCAAGGCCCGCGAGGCCTTTGGCAGCGCCAGGAACACAGCTAACTACTACCGCCTTATGCGTCCTTACCTCG GAGGTGCCCCCGTGGAGGAGCTGCGGTACCTGGTCCAGGCTAACGTCTCCATGGATATCGACACCTTCACCAACCTGAACCCCCGAGTGCTGCAG AGCCTGAGTGTCGGCAATGTGACCACACTGCTGGGCCAGAACGTGGGGGACCTGCAGAAGGCACGCAGCCACCCGACCATCAGCTCCTGGCTCCGCAGCCTGAACACGTCGGTCCTAGGAGAGCTGGGCCTGGACAGGGACACTGCCGGCCCCACCAGCCTGGCCCGCTCCACCACTGGGGCCCCCAACACCACACCTTGGGCGCCCCATCTGGCCCCCACCTCGGGCCAGCCGGGGAACAAGGCCCCCACCTCCG GCAGTCCACCGGCCCACCTGAGGTACCTGCCACTTGCTgtggccctgccctccagcctcctggggctgctgtattgg
- the LOC123323679 gene encoding mesothelin-like, with translation MALQTAQPLLGSCGTSAHGNLLLLLLSLGWVFPSRAQAADSRLGVMTPWLQGTSRDLSWQQPELTVVLLRDRRDTEKKVCLPERKAHVIDENLVFYEEWELEACVDGALLAAQVDRVNMVPFTYQQLNVFKRKLDEFYPQGYPESLIQHLRYFFLELTPADIHRWNVTSLETVKSLLQVSKGQTMDAQVAALIARYVAGGGQLDKASLDTLATFGPTYLCFLSPEQLGSVQPSVLWAARPQDLEACRPPQMDILYPRARAAFQNISGSEYFMKIKPYLAGAPTEDLRALSHQKVNMDTATFKTLQTEAVLPLTIAEVQNLLGPNLVGLKAEQESSPVRDWILRQRQDNLESLGLGLHGGIPNGYLVMDLSFREALSGGARLLGPGPVLIAIPTLLLALIPK, from the exons ATGGCCTTGCAGACTGCTCAGCCTCTGCTGGGGTCCTGTGGGACCTCTGCCCACGGCAACCTTCTACTCCTGCTTCTCAGCCTTG gGTGGGTGTTTCCTTCCAGGGCCCAGGCTGCAGACTCGAGACTG GGTGTCATGACCCCATGGCTGCAAGGCACCTCCCGGGACCTGTCCTGGCAGCAACCTGAGCTGACTGTTGTCCTCTTGAGGGACCGGCGGGACACGGAGA AGAAGGTCTGCCTACCCGAGCGGAAGGCCCACGTGATAGATGAAAACCTTGTCTTCTACGAGGAGTGGGAACTGGAGGCCTGTGTGGACGGGGCCCTGCTGGCGGCTCAGGTGGACCGCGTGAACATGGTGCCCTTCACCTACCAGCAGCTGAATGTTTTCAAGCGCAAACTGGACGAG TTCTATCCACAGGGGTACCCTGAGTCCCTGATCCAGCACCTGAGGTACTTCTTCCTCGAGCTCACGCCTGCGGACATCCACAGGTGGAACGTGACATCCCTGGAAACTGTGAAATCTCTTCTTCAAGTCAGCAAAGGGCAGACAATGGATGCTCAG GTGGCTGCCCTGATTGCCCGCTACGTGGCAGGAGGGGGCCAACTGGACAAGGCCTCCCTGGACACACTGGCCACCTTCGGCCCCACGTACCTGTGTTTTCTCAGTCCTGAGCAGCTGGGCTCCGTGCAACCCAGCGTCCTTTG GGCAGCCAGGCCCCAGGACCTGGAGGCATGCCGCCCACCGCAGATGGACATCCTCTATCCCCGGGCCCGCGCGGCCTTCCAGAACATCAGTGGGTCTGAATACTTCATGAAGATCAAGCCCTACCTGG CTGGGGCCCCCACGGAGGACCTGCGGGCTCTCAGTCATCAGAAGGTGAACATGGACACGGCCACATTCAAGACGCTACAGACGGAGGCTGTGCTG CCGCTGACCATTGCCGAGGTACAAAACCTTCTGGGTCCAAACCTGGTGGGCCTGAAGGCAGAGCAGGAGAGCAGCCCTGTGCGGGACTGGATCTTACGGCAGCGGCAGGATAACCTGGAGAGTCTGGGCCTGGGGCTCCACGGTGGCATCCCCAATGGCTACCTGGTCATGGACCTCAGCTTCCGAG AGGCCCTCTCAGGGGGCGCCCGCCTCCTCGGACCCGGACCAGTGCTCATTGCGATCCCCACTCTGCTCCTGGCTTTGATCCCCAAGTGA